From a single Pseudalkalibacillus hwajinpoensis genomic region:
- a CDS encoding acetyl-CoA C-acetyltransferase, whose translation MGKTVIVSGVRTPFGRFGGALKSLEASKLGGTAIKEALKRAGIDPSDVGEVIMGSVLQGGQGQIPSRQAARHAGIPWEVKTETINKVCASGLRSVTLADQIIRSGDEEVIVAGGMESMSNAPYIMKDARFGMRMGDKPIVDLMVHDGLTCSFDGCHMGVYGNSTAEEYEVSREEQDAWAFRSQERAVKATEEGIFAEEIVPVEVPQRKGDSVVVEHDEAPRKGTTTEQLGKLKPVFGAEGTITAGNAPGVNDGAGALVLMSEERAAKEGKEVMATIIAHTAIALEAKDFPKTPGLVINELLKKTGKTLEEIDLFEINEAFAAVALTSGKIASLDEEKVNVHGGAVALGHPIGASGARILITLIHELKRRGGGTGIAAICSGGGQGDAIMVQV comes from the coding sequence ATGGGGAAAACAGTCATTGTGAGTGGTGTTAGAACGCCTTTCGGAAGATTTGGTGGGGCGTTAAAGTCATTGGAAGCATCTAAGCTTGGTGGAACAGCTATTAAAGAAGCGTTGAAACGAGCGGGCATCGACCCTTCCGATGTGGGTGAAGTCATTATGGGTTCTGTACTTCAGGGAGGTCAAGGGCAGATTCCTTCTCGTCAGGCAGCAAGGCACGCAGGTATTCCCTGGGAAGTAAAAACAGAAACAATTAATAAAGTGTGCGCATCAGGACTTCGCAGTGTGACACTTGCGGATCAAATCATCCGATCTGGTGATGAAGAAGTGATTGTAGCGGGTGGCATGGAGTCGATGAGCAATGCTCCTTACATTATGAAAGATGCACGCTTTGGCATGCGAATGGGCGATAAGCCGATTGTCGATTTAATGGTTCATGATGGTCTGACCTGTTCCTTTGACGGCTGCCATATGGGTGTCTACGGAAATTCAACCGCAGAAGAATATGAGGTTTCAAGAGAAGAACAAGACGCTTGGGCATTCAGAAGTCAGGAGCGAGCGGTGAAAGCAACAGAAGAAGGCATTTTTGCAGAGGAAATTGTGCCTGTTGAAGTGCCGCAGCGAAAAGGTGATTCGGTCGTTGTGGAGCACGATGAAGCACCGCGAAAAGGCACGACAACGGAGCAGCTGGGAAAGCTAAAGCCTGTTTTTGGAGCTGAAGGTACGATTACAGCAGGCAATGCCCCGGGCGTAAACGACGGAGCTGGAGCACTTGTCCTCATGTCTGAAGAGCGTGCTGCAAAAGAAGGCAAAGAGGTAATGGCGACGATCATTGCTCATACGGCGATTGCGCTGGAAGCGAAGGATTTTCCTAAGACACCGGGTCTAGTGATTAATGAGCTACTAAAGAAAACTGGAAAAACGCTTGAAGAAATCGATCTTTTTGAAATTAACGAAGCTTTTGCAGCCGTTGCGCTGACAAGCGGGAAAATTGCTTCGCTTGATGAAGAAAAGGTAAACGTGCATGGCGGTGCAGTAGCTCTTGGACATCCAATTGGAGCAAGTGGTGCAAGAATTTTAATCACACTTATCCATGAATTGAAGCGACGGGGTGGCGGCACAGGCATTGCAGCTATCTGCAGTGGTGGCGGCCAGGGCGACGCGATTATGGTGCAGGTATAA
- a CDS encoding 3-hydroxybutyryl-CoA dehydrogenase produces the protein MEIKTVMVIGAGQMGAGIAQVCAASGYTVYLNDLKQEFIDKGLVRIEKNLSKQVSKERITQEDLNGTMERLKPTTDIHDAKKVDIVIEAAVENMEVKGNLFSRLDEIAEEHTILATNTSSLPITEIAAATKRPEKVIGMHFMNPVPVMKLVEIIRGLATTDESYQAVEKLAIDLGKTAVEVNDFPGFVSNRILMPMINEAIYTVYEGVASPDDIDSVMKLGMNHPMGPLTLADFIGLDTCLYIMETLQDGFGDDKYRPCPLLRKYVKAGWLGRKTGRGFYQYQD, from the coding sequence GTGGAAATTAAAACAGTGATGGTGATCGGTGCCGGACAAATGGGTGCAGGGATTGCCCAGGTATGTGCAGCGTCCGGTTACACCGTATATCTTAATGATCTAAAACAGGAGTTTATCGATAAAGGACTTGTAAGAATAGAGAAAAATCTTTCAAAACAGGTATCCAAGGAGCGCATCACTCAAGAGGATTTAAACGGAACGATGGAGCGTTTAAAGCCTACAACTGATATCCACGATGCAAAAAAAGTTGACATTGTCATTGAGGCAGCGGTTGAAAACATGGAAGTGAAGGGCAATCTTTTCTCTCGTCTGGATGAAATTGCAGAGGAGCACACGATCCTCGCAACGAACACTTCATCACTACCAATTACAGAAATCGCAGCCGCAACGAAGCGACCTGAAAAAGTGATCGGGATGCATTTTATGAATCCGGTTCCTGTTATGAAACTTGTTGAAATCATTCGTGGCCTCGCTACAACGGATGAAAGTTATCAGGCAGTTGAAAAGTTGGCCATTGACCTCGGGAAAACAGCGGTAGAAGTAAATGATTTTCCTGGATTCGTTTCAAACCGTATTCTTATGCCAATGATCAACGAAGCGATTTACACGGTTTATGAAGGTGTGGCATCACCTGATGATATTGATAGCGTCATGAAGCTCGGTATGAATCACCCGATGGGGCCATTAACACTTGCAGATTTTATCGGACTTGATACGTGTCTCTATATTATGGAAACGCTTCAAGATGGATTTGGTGACGATAAATACCGCCCATGCCCGCTTCTTCGTAAATATGTAAAAGCAGGTTGGCTCGGACGTAAGACAGGAAGAGGCTTCTATCAGTACCAGGATTAA
- a CDS encoding acyl-CoA dehydrogenase — MELVFTEEQKMMQKMVRDFADKEIAPIIEKMEETDRFPREVIKRMGELGLMGIPIPEAYGGAEMDYTSYIIAIHELSKVSATVGVILSVHTSVGTLPILAFGTEEQKQRYIPKLATGEYLGAFALTEPSSGSDASSMKTRAVRDGDHYILNGSKIFITNGGAADTYVAFARTNPEEKGSKGVTAFIIERDTPGFSVGKKEKKMGLNGSNTVEIIFEDCRVPVENRLGEEGQGFRIAMANLESGRIGIAAQSLGIAEAALNYATAYAKERHQFGKPIGQNQGLGFKLADMATEVEAAKLLTYRAADLKNKGIPCMQEVSMAKLFASKAAVKASIEAVQVYGGYGYTKDYPVERLFRDAKVCEIYEGTSEIQKIVISRNLLK; from the coding sequence ATGGAGCTTGTGTTTACGGAAGAGCAAAAGATGATGCAGAAAATGGTCCGTGATTTTGCCGATAAGGAAATTGCGCCAATTATTGAGAAAATGGAAGAAACAGATCGTTTTCCACGCGAGGTAATCAAGCGAATGGGCGAGCTTGGATTAATGGGCATCCCGATCCCTGAAGCCTACGGCGGTGCGGAAATGGATTATACATCTTATATTATTGCGATCCATGAATTATCAAAAGTTAGCGCAACTGTTGGAGTCATTCTATCTGTTCATACATCTGTCGGCACCCTGCCAATTCTGGCATTTGGAACGGAAGAACAGAAGCAGCGCTACATCCCCAAGCTTGCGACAGGAGAATACCTTGGCGCATTTGCTCTGACAGAGCCAAGTTCAGGTTCTGATGCGAGCAGTATGAAAACACGCGCTGTACGTGATGGTGACCACTACATCCTGAATGGTTCAAAAATCTTCATTACAAACGGCGGTGCTGCGGATACGTATGTCGCTTTTGCGAGAACGAATCCTGAAGAAAAAGGTAGCAAAGGTGTTACCGCGTTCATCATTGAGCGAGATACGCCCGGGTTCAGCGTCGGTAAGAAAGAGAAGAAAATGGGCTTAAACGGCTCCAACACCGTTGAAATTATTTTCGAAGATTGCCGTGTTCCGGTTGAAAACCGTCTTGGAGAAGAAGGTCAGGGTTTTAGGATTGCGATGGCTAACCTTGAAAGCGGCAGGATCGGAATCGCCGCTCAATCCCTTGGGATCGCTGAAGCGGCGTTAAATTACGCTACCGCCTATGCGAAAGAACGTCACCAGTTCGGTAAACCAATTGGCCAGAACCAGGGCCTTGGCTTCAAACTTGCTGATATGGCAACGGAAGTTGAAGCTGCCAAACTATTAACCTATCGCGCAGCTGATCTGAAAAACAAAGGCATCCCATGCATGCAGGAAGTATCGATGGCTAAACTTTTTGCATCCAAAGCAGCCGTTAAAGCTTCTATCGAAGCCGTCCAGGTCTACGGTGGATACGGCTATACCAAAGATTATCCAGTCGAGCGTTTGTTCAGAGACGCGAAAGTATGTGAAATCTATGAAGGAACGAGTGAAATACAGAAGATCGTCATTAGTAGGAACCTGCTCAAATAG
- a CDS encoding acyl-CoA dehydrogenase, translating to MNFQLSEEHEMLRKMVRDFARKEVEPTAAERDEEERFDRKLFDQMAELGLTGIPWSEEYGGIGSDYLSYVIAVEELSRVCASTGVTLSAHTSLAGWPLNAFGTEEQKQKFLRPMAEGKLMGAYGLTEPGSGSDAGGMKTTAKLDGDDYILNGSKIFITNGGEAEIYIVFAQTDKEKRHKGITAFIVEKGTPGFSMGKKEKKLGIRSSPTLEIIFEDCRVPVENRLGEEGQGFKIAMKTLDGGRNGIAAQAVGIAQGALDAATAYAKERKQFGKPIGENQGIGFKLADMATKIEAARLLTYQAAWKESQGLPYGKESAMSKLYAGDISMEVTTEAVQVFGGYGYTKDYPVERYMRDAKITQIYEGTNEIQRLVISRMLMAD from the coding sequence ATGAATTTCCAACTTTCAGAAGAACATGAAATGCTACGGAAAATGGTGCGCGACTTTGCTCGAAAAGAAGTTGAGCCGACTGCAGCGGAACGTGATGAAGAAGAGCGTTTTGACCGCAAGCTATTTGATCAAATGGCGGAGCTTGGTTTAACCGGAATTCCATGGTCTGAAGAGTACGGTGGCATTGGCTCTGATTATTTAAGCTACGTCATTGCAGTTGAAGAGCTTTCTCGCGTGTGTGCTTCTACAGGCGTAACGCTTTCTGCTCATACCTCTCTTGCAGGCTGGCCGTTAAATGCGTTTGGAACAGAAGAGCAAAAGCAGAAGTTCCTGCGCCCGATGGCAGAAGGAAAGCTAATGGGAGCATATGGTCTTACGGAACCTGGTTCTGGATCTGATGCAGGGGGTATGAAAACGACTGCGAAGCTTGATGGCGATGATTACATTTTGAACGGGTCAAAAATTTTCATCACAAACGGTGGCGAAGCAGAGATCTATATCGTTTTCGCTCAAACAGATAAAGAAAAGCGTCATAAAGGCATTACCGCTTTTATCGTTGAAAAAGGCACGCCAGGATTCTCAATGGGTAAAAAAGAGAAGAAGCTCGGCATTCGCTCGTCACCAACTCTTGAAATCATTTTTGAAGATTGCCGTGTTCCAGTCGAGAATCGTCTTGGCGAAGAAGGTCAGGGCTTTAAGATTGCAATGAAAACACTTGATGGCGGACGTAACGGGATTGCGGCTCAGGCAGTTGGAATTGCACAGGGTGCGCTTGATGCAGCAACGGCGTACGCAAAAGAACGGAAGCAATTCGGAAAACCAATCGGTGAAAACCAGGGAATCGGATTTAAGCTTGCTGACATGGCGACGAAGATTGAAGCTGCACGACTCCTAACGTATCAAGCGGCATGGAAGGAAAGTCAGGGACTGCCGTATGGTAAGGAATCAGCAATGTCGAAACTGTACGCCGGCGATATTTCGATGGAAGTCACAACGGAAGCTGTTCAGGTGTTTGGTGGATATGGCTATACGAAGGATTACCCAGTTGAGCGCTATATGAGAGATGCAAAGATCACGCAAATCTACGAAGGTACAAATGAAATTCAGCGTCTTGTTATTTCAAGAATGCTGATGGCTGATTAA
- the meaB gene encoding methylmalonyl Co-A mutase-associated GTPase MeaB, whose amino-acid sequence MHPLAERISNKDERALARAISLVENDAEEKLELLKDIHPMTGRAQYIGLTGSPGAGKSSLVNRLITYLRKQKLTVGVVAVDPTSPFSGGALLGDRVRMAEHFTDAGVFIRSMGTRGSLGGLSRTTKETVRLMDAFGFDVILIETVGVGQSELDIMKIADSIAVVLNPGSGDVVQVFKAGIMEIADLFIVNKADLPGVPKLLAELESMLDIVKHDAPWRPPIVQTVSVRNEGLEEVWQRLTDHFEYSKRSGEREARRKTFLEREVIEVVHAEMMKKLVDREQASDKGWIEDVTSGAVDPYSAAVQLLDHYVGEMMKKK is encoded by the coding sequence ATGCATCCATTAGCAGAACGAATTTCAAACAAGGATGAACGTGCGCTGGCGAGAGCCATAAGCTTAGTGGAGAATGATGCGGAGGAAAAACTTGAGCTATTAAAAGATATTCACCCGATGACAGGGCGCGCACAATATATTGGTCTGACAGGCTCGCCTGGTGCTGGTAAAAGCTCGCTTGTGAACAGGCTCATTACTTACCTTAGAAAACAAAAGCTGACGGTCGGGGTAGTGGCAGTTGATCCAACAAGCCCGTTTAGCGGTGGCGCACTGCTTGGCGATAGGGTGCGGATGGCAGAGCATTTTACTGACGCAGGCGTTTTCATCCGAAGCATGGGAACGAGAGGGAGTCTTGGCGGTTTATCTCGCACAACCAAAGAAACAGTTCGCCTCATGGATGCGTTCGGATTTGATGTCATCTTAATTGAAACGGTCGGAGTCGGACAATCAGAACTCGACATTATGAAAATCGCAGACTCCATTGCAGTTGTCTTAAACCCTGGCAGTGGTGACGTGGTTCAGGTATTTAAAGCAGGCATAATGGAAATTGCTGATCTTTTTATTGTAAACAAAGCGGATCTGCCGGGGGTTCCGAAGCTTTTAGCAGAGCTTGAGAGCATGTTAGATATCGTGAAGCATGACGCACCGTGGCGTCCCCCGATTGTTCAAACTGTTTCCGTCCGGAATGAAGGACTTGAGGAAGTGTGGCAGCGACTAACCGATCATTTTGAATACAGCAAGCGTTCAGGCGAGCGGGAAGCGCGTCGCAAAACGTTTCTTGAACGGGAAGTGATAGAAGTTGTTCATGCGGAGATGATGAAGAAGCTTGTTGACCGCGAACAAGCCAGTGATAAAGGTTGGATTGAGGACGTGACGAGCGGTGCAGTGGATCCATACTCAGCTGCTGTGCAACTGCTAGATCATTATGTCGGTGAGATGATGAAGAAAAAATAA
- a CDS encoding TetR/AcrR family transcriptional regulator, translating into MVKDEKLIQKRREQMIKAAVSLFKEKGFHRTTTREIARVAGFSIGTLYEYIRKKEDVLYLVCDSIYDEVRERLEEQLKPNISGIERLRQAIHAFYHVMDDMQDEVLVMYQEAKSLPRETLPYVLKKELGMAEIFENLIQECVAEGKLQLTDEEIYGSAHNILVQGQMWVFRRWALRSHYSIEEYTKMQEAFLIQALNPVEANNV; encoded by the coding sequence ATGGTGAAGGATGAAAAGCTCATTCAGAAGAGACGAGAACAAATGATCAAGGCGGCTGTTTCCCTTTTTAAAGAAAAAGGGTTTCACAGGACCACTACAAGAGAGATTGCTCGAGTGGCGGGCTTTAGCATCGGTACCCTTTATGAATACATCCGTAAAAAAGAAGATGTGCTCTACCTTGTTTGTGACAGCATTTACGATGAAGTTCGCGAACGGCTGGAAGAGCAGTTGAAGCCGAATATTAGTGGGATTGAACGGTTAAGGCAGGCCATTCATGCGTTTTATCATGTGATGGATGATATGCAGGATGAAGTGCTTGTCATGTATCAGGAGGCTAAATCTCTTCCACGTGAAACCCTTCCATATGTATTGAAAAAAGAGCTTGGAATGGCTGAAATATTCGAAAATCTCATTCAAGAATGTGTGGCTGAAGGAAAGCTTCAGCTGACGGATGAAGAAATTTACGGTTCGGCCCATAACATTCTAGTTCAGGGACAAATGTGGGTGTTCAGACGCTGGGCGCTAAGGTCTCATTATTCGATAGAAGAATACACAAAGATGCAGGAAGCATTTCTGATTCAAGCGCTTAATCCTGTCGAAGCTAATAACGTATAG
- the icmF gene encoding fused isobutyryl-CoA mutase/GTPase IcmF, giving the protein MSVIETYKPVHHVRFVTASSLFDGHDASINIMRRILQSSGAEVIHLGHNRSVEEVVNAAIQEDAQGIAISSYQGGHMEYFKYMYDLLKEKGAQHVRIYGGGGGVIIPKEIKELHEYGISRIFSPDDGSDLGLQGMIDMMIKECDFPTFKQIDNQLDRIHERDPQAVSSLITLAESYGVEREETAAAAEKVFEKLKSMATEAPVIGITGTGGAGKSSLTDELVRRFINEFDNKTVAILSIDPTKQKTGGALLGDRIRMNAIHNDRVFMRSLATRKSKTELSLSIREALTVVKAAGYDLVIIETSGIGQGDAEIVEIADVSMYVMTSEFGAPSQLEKIDMIDFADLIVINKYERKGSEDALRDVKKQYQRSHMLFEQSLDNMPVYGTIASQFNDPGTNTLFKALVDTIHRKCRNDWATDIETSDIVEKLNLIIPPQRQQYLQDISGSVRRYHEYVEKQVQLARKAFQLHGTIEMLQGTEGNDETISMLGSMKDQNMDDMHTETRKIIENWSDVKEKYSGKEFVTIIRDKEIVTELTTKSLSGLDIPKVSLPKYEDWGEIVRWVLKENVPGSFPYTAGVFPFKRKGEDPKRQFAGEGTPERTNRRFHYLSENEDAKRLSTAFDSVTLYGEDPDYRPDIYGKVGESGVSICTLDDMKKLYAGFDLCAPSTSVSMTINGPAPIILAMFMNTAIEQQINRFEEKEGRKATVEELANIKAGTLSTVRGTVQADILKEDQGQNTCIFSTEFALRMMGDIQEYFINENVRNYYSVSISGYHIAEAGANPISQLAFTLANGFTYVEYYLSRGMDIDKFAPNLSFFFSNGLDPEYTVIGRVARRIWATVMREKYGANARSQKLKYHVQTSGRSLHAQEMDFNDIRTTLQGLMAIHDNCNSLHTNAYDEAVTTPTEESVRRAMAIQMIITKEHGLTKNENPLQGSFIIEELTDLVEEAVLSEFERINARGGVLGAMETQYQRGKIQEESMHYEMLKHSGELPIVGVNTYKNPNPPAEEEWNMELARASKEEKEQQIANLKSFQKGHADQTDEALQRLKRAALSKGNIFEELMETVKVASLGQITTALYEVGGKYRRNM; this is encoded by the coding sequence GTGAGTGTAATCGAAACGTATAAACCGGTTCATCATGTTCGTTTTGTAACCGCTTCAAGTTTGTTCGATGGACATGATGCGTCCATCAATATTATGCGACGTATTCTGCAATCAAGCGGTGCAGAGGTTATTCACCTAGGCCATAACCGCTCTGTTGAAGAGGTTGTTAACGCAGCGATTCAGGAGGATGCTCAAGGGATTGCGATCTCATCTTACCAGGGCGGGCATATGGAGTACTTCAAGTACATGTATGACCTATTAAAAGAAAAAGGGGCACAGCATGTTCGGATTTATGGCGGCGGTGGTGGCGTGATTATACCGAAAGAAATTAAGGAACTTCACGAGTATGGCATTTCACGCATTTTTTCACCTGATGATGGAAGTGATCTTGGTCTTCAGGGCATGATCGATATGATGATCAAGGAATGTGATTTTCCAACATTTAAACAAATCGACAATCAGCTTGACCGGATCCATGAACGCGATCCACAGGCGGTATCGAGTCTGATTACGCTCGCTGAAAGCTACGGGGTGGAGCGAGAAGAAACAGCGGCAGCAGCTGAAAAGGTATTCGAAAAGCTGAAGTCGATGGCAACAGAGGCACCAGTGATTGGGATTACTGGCACCGGTGGAGCCGGGAAAAGCTCATTAACCGATGAACTTGTTCGTCGCTTTATTAATGAATTTGACAATAAAACGGTCGCTATCCTATCCATCGATCCTACAAAACAGAAAACGGGCGGGGCTTTGCTTGGTGACCGTATTCGGATGAATGCGATCCATAATGACCGCGTATTTATGAGAAGTCTTGCCACGCGTAAATCTAAAACGGAGCTGTCGCTATCGATTCGTGAAGCGCTTACCGTTGTGAAAGCCGCCGGATATGACTTGGTTATCATTGAAACAAGCGGTATTGGCCAGGGGGATGCCGAGATCGTTGAAATTGCCGATGTTTCGATGTATGTGATGACAAGTGAATTCGGTGCGCCTTCCCAGCTTGAAAAAATCGATATGATTGATTTTGCTGATTTAATTGTGATTAATAAGTACGAACGAAAAGGTTCTGAAGATGCGCTTCGTGATGTAAAGAAGCAGTATCAGCGTAGCCACATGCTGTTTGAGCAAAGTCTCGATAACATGCCTGTGTATGGGACAATCGCAAGTCAATTCAATGATCCAGGAACGAATACGCTATTTAAGGCGCTTGTTGATACGATTCATCGAAAATGCCGCAATGATTGGGCCACAGATATTGAAACAAGCGATATTGTTGAAAAGCTAAATTTAATTATTCCGCCCCAGCGCCAGCAGTACCTTCAGGATATCTCAGGCTCCGTACGTCGTTATCATGAATACGTCGAAAAGCAAGTTCAGCTTGCGCGCAAAGCCTTCCAGCTACATGGAACGATTGAGATGTTACAGGGTACAGAAGGAAATGACGAAACGATTTCGATGCTCGGAAGCATGAAAGATCAAAACATGGATGACATGCATACGGAAACGAGGAAAATCATCGAAAACTGGTCCGATGTGAAAGAGAAGTACAGCGGGAAAGAGTTTGTGACCATTATTCGAGACAAAGAAATTGTAACGGAATTAACAACAAAGAGCCTTTCCGGTCTGGATATTCCGAAAGTTTCACTTCCGAAATACGAGGATTGGGGCGAAATTGTTCGCTGGGTTCTGAAAGAAAATGTACCGGGATCATTCCCATATACAGCGGGTGTATTTCCATTTAAACGAAAAGGCGAGGATCCAAAGCGTCAGTTTGCTGGAGAAGGCACGCCTGAGCGCACGAATCGCCGCTTCCATTATCTTTCTGAGAATGAAGATGCAAAGCGACTCAGTACCGCATTTGATTCAGTAACGCTTTATGGGGAGGATCCAGACTATCGTCCTGACATTTATGGAAAAGTTGGCGAGAGTGGCGTAAGCATCTGTACGCTTGATGATATGAAAAAGCTATATGCAGGATTCGATCTTTGCGCACCGTCAACCTCAGTATCGATGACGATCAATGGCCCTGCTCCAATTATTCTAGCGATGTTTATGAACACCGCCATTGAGCAGCAAATCAATCGGTTTGAAGAGAAGGAAGGACGGAAAGCGACAGTTGAGGAGCTTGCAAACATTAAAGCGGGTACACTCAGTACGGTTCGCGGTACGGTTCAGGCTGACATATTAAAAGAAGATCAGGGTCAGAATACGTGTATATTTTCAACTGAGTTTGCCCTCAGAATGATGGGGGACATTCAGGAGTATTTCATAAATGAAAATGTTCGAAACTATTATTCAGTATCCATATCAGGCTATCATATTGCTGAAGCGGGAGCGAATCCTATATCGCAGCTTGCTTTTACACTGGCAAATGGCTTTACGTATGTTGAATACTATTTAAGTCGCGGTATGGATATTGATAAGTTTGCACCAAACTTATCGTTCTTCTTTAGTAATGGGCTTGATCCAGAGTATACGGTGATCGGAAGGGTTGCGCGTAGAATCTGGGCAACGGTCATGAGGGAGAAATATGGTGCAAATGCAAGAAGTCAGAAGTTGAAATACCATGTGCAAACATCCGGTCGTTCCCTCCATGCACAGGAAATGGATTTTAACGACATTCGGACAACGCTTCAAGGCTTAATGGCCATTCATGATAATTGCAACTCCCTTCACACAAATGCGTATGACGAGGCGGTTACGACTCCGACAGAAGAATCCGTACGTCGCGCAATGGCGATTCAGATGATTATTACTAAAGAGCACGGATTAACGAAGAATGAAAATCCGCTCCAGGGCTCCTTTATCATTGAAGAGTTAACGGATCTTGTGGAGGAAGCAGTTTTATCTGAATTTGAACGGATTAATGCACGAGGTGGGGTTCTTGGCGCAATGGAAACCCAATACCAGCGTGGTAAGATCCAAGAAGAATCCATGCATTACGAAATGCTAAAGCATAGCGGAGAGCTTCCGATTGTTGGAGTAAATACGTACAAAAACCCGAATCCACCTGCAGAAGAAGAGTGGAACATGGAACTTGCCAGAGCAAGTAAAGAAGAGAAAGAACAGCAGATTGCTAATCTGAAAAGCTTCCAGAAAGGGCATGCTGATCAAACAGACGAAGCGTTACAGCGTTTAAAGCGTGCCGCCCTTAGCAAAGGAAATATCTTCGAAGAGCTCATGGAAACAGTAAAAGTGGCAAGCCTTGGCCAAATCACAACCGCTCTCTATGAAGTAGGAGGCAAATACCGTCGAAATATGTAG
- the rpoE gene encoding DNA-directed RNA polymerase subunit delta: MSSLKQLSADDIQETSMIDIMFYILQDQKKPVSFYTLMDQIGKMKGYNSAELQERLAEVYTNLNTDGRFVTLGDNQWGLKGWYPVEQSQEELATTIKPKKRKKSEDELGFDEDAEDDLEDLEVDDLDDFDDDDFDDDTEDLDDDDDIDDDDDEDETKEKK, encoded by the coding sequence ATGAGTAGTTTAAAGCAACTATCAGCTGATGACATTCAAGAAACATCCATGATTGACATTATGTTTTATATCCTGCAGGATCAAAAGAAACCAGTTTCTTTCTATACACTAATGGATCAAATCGGGAAAATGAAAGGGTATAATTCTGCTGAACTTCAAGAAAGACTCGCTGAAGTTTATACAAACCTGAACACTGACGGTCGATTTGTTACACTTGGAGACAACCAGTGGGGTTTAAAAGGCTGGTATCCTGTTGAGCAATCACAGGAAGAGCTTGCAACAACAATTAAACCAAAGAAACGTAAGAAGTCTGAGGACGAACTTGGATTTGACGAAGACGCTGAAGATGATCTTGAAGATCTTGAAGTAGATGATCTAGATGATTTCGACGACGACGATTTTGATGACGATACAGAAGACTTAGACGACGATGATGATATTGATGATGACGATGATGAGGACGAGACAAAAGAAAAGAAATAA